One genomic segment of Ipomoea triloba cultivar NCNSP0323 chromosome 9, ASM357664v1 includes these proteins:
- the LOC116028911 gene encoding basic leucine zipper 24-like isoform X2, with amino-acid sequence MEVSDHFLVLNSADSSSNVQAQASLLSVGSVLDEKLRRNAQTCTHTHNHIYTSLQSDGEARRRASGNREAVRKYREKKKAHTAYLEEEVRKLRALNEQMVKKVERQVVLEAEVMRLRGLLLKLRDKIIDSEGSGSGFPFQKHCDSATLFKQSSGCGKNKMMFSLQHYCQPQPATADCVNHMGSDEQKR; translated from the exons ATGGAGGTCTCAGATCATTTTCTGGTTCTGAATTCTGCAGATTCATCTAGTAATGTTCAAGCTCAGGCATCACTTCTATCTGTTGGTTCAGTTCTTGATGAGAAGTTGAGGAGAAATGCCCAAACTTGTACTCACACCCACAACCATATCTATACTTCCCTGCAGAGTGATGGTGAGGCTAGAAGAAGGGCTTCTGGGAATCGAGAAGCGGTTAGGAAGTATCGAGAGAAGAAGAAGGCTCACACGGCTTACTTGGAGGAGGAAGTGAGGAAATTGAGAGCTTTGAATGAGCAGATGGTTAAGAAAGTAGAGAGGCAGGTGGTTCTTGAGGCAGAGGTCATGAGGCTTAGAGGTCTATTGCTGAAACTTAGAGACAAGATTATTGATAGCGAGGGATCGGGGAGTGGTTTTCCCTTCCAAAAACACTGCGATTCCGCCACTCTTTTCAAGCAATCTAGTGGATGTGGGAAGAACAAAATGATGTTTTCTTTACAACATTATTGCCAGCCTCAGCCTGCTACTGCTGATTGTGTGAATCACATGGGAAGTGATGAACAAAAAA GGTAA
- the LOC116028911 gene encoding basic leucine zipper 24-like isoform X1: MQSKISDSSSNVQAQASLLSVGSVLDEKLRRNAQTCTHTHNHIYTSLQSDGEARRRASGNREAVRKYREKKKAHTAYLEEEVRKLRALNEQMVKKVERQVVLEAEVMRLRGLLLKLRDKIIDSEGSGSGFPFQKHCDSATLFKQSSGCGKNKMMFSLQHYCQPQPATADCVNHMGSDEQKSKLHSLLSSSSHAHYTKE; the protein is encoded by the exons ATGCAAAGCAAAATATCAG ATTCATCTAGTAATGTTCAAGCTCAGGCATCACTTCTATCTGTTGGTTCAGTTCTTGATGAGAAGTTGAGGAGAAATGCCCAAACTTGTACTCACACCCACAACCATATCTATACTTCCCTGCAGAGTGATGGTGAGGCTAGAAGAAGGGCTTCTGGGAATCGAGAAGCGGTTAGGAAGTATCGAGAGAAGAAGAAGGCTCACACGGCTTACTTGGAGGAGGAAGTGAGGAAATTGAGAGCTTTGAATGAGCAGATGGTTAAGAAAGTAGAGAGGCAGGTGGTTCTTGAGGCAGAGGTCATGAGGCTTAGAGGTCTATTGCTGAAACTTAGAGACAAGATTATTGATAGCGAGGGATCGGGGAGTGGTTTTCCCTTCCAAAAACACTGCGATTCCGCCACTCTTTTCAAGCAATCTAGTGGATGTGGGAAGAACAAAATGATGTTTTCTTTACAACATTATTGCCAGCCTCAGCCTGCTACTGCTGATTGTGTGAATCACATGGGAAGTGATGAACAAAAAAGTAAGCTTCACTCCTTACTGTCATCTTCATCTCATGCTCATTATACAAAGGAATGA